From Parasteatoda tepidariorum isolate YZ-2023 chromosome 1, CAS_Ptep_4.0, whole genome shotgun sequence, one genomic window encodes:
- the LOC107454050 gene encoding coronin-6 isoform X2, whose product MSFRIVRNSRFRHVFAQPSKRDNCYDNIKITKSSWDSNFCAVNPKFVAIVIEAAGGGAFLVIPLQKTGRVDINYPMVTGHKGAVLDIAWCPFNDAVIASASEDGIVRVWCIPDGGLTRSLTEPVVELCGHQRRAGIVVWHPSANNILLSAGADCKVRIWNVGTGEAISQMDHPDAIFHCCWNWNGSRLVTTCKDKKIRIFEPRTGKLKVEAIGHEGAKPQKAVYLRNGHLLTVGFSRMSERQYALRKESALSEPIVLETLDTSNGVLYPFYDPDVNLLYLCAKGDSNVRYFEITEESPYIHYISTYQSSEPQRGMGMMPKRGCDVRNCEIARFFKLHSRGLCEVIPFTVPRKSDLFQDDLYPDTLADIPALSADEWISGKDADPILISLKEGYVPSKKPELKLSRPNILDNMPKKNSNNPVTQTNKQSVEELLEEVKKLKLTIQKHEVRIYDLEKKFESRMSGMNVLKKTHTNNHGEKHLMPDEV is encoded by the exons ATGTCTTTTAGAATTGTGAGGAACAGTCGTTTTCGGCATGTGTTTGCTCAGCCATCGAAGAGGGATAACTGCTATGACAATATCAAGATAACTAAGAGTTCTTGGGATTCAAATTTTTGTGCTGTTAATCCAAAATTCGTAGCCATCGTTATTGAAGCTGCAGGAGGAGGTGCTTTTTTAGTCATTCCTTTGCaaaaa ACTGGCCGTGTGGATATCAACTACCCCATGGTGACTGGTCATAAAGGAGCTGTTCTAGATATAGCCTGGTGTCCTTTCAATGATGCTGTCATTGCAAGTGCTAGTGAAGATGGAATTGTCAGAGTTTGGTGTATCCCAGATGGTGGTCTCACAAGATCCTTAACTGAACCTGTTGTGGAACTTTGCGGACATCAAAGAAGAGCGGGCATTGTTGTGTGGCACCCCTCGGCCAACAACATTCTCCTTAGTGCAG GTGCCGATTGCAAAGTTCGTATTTGGAATGTGGGTACAGGTGAAGCAATATCTCAGATGGATCATCCAGATGCCATATTTCATTGTTGCTGGAATTGGAACGGTAGTAGGCTAGTCACTACTTGTAAAGATAAAAAGATCAGAATATTTGAACCACGCACTggaaaattaaaagtg gAAGCTATAGGTCATGAGGGAGCAAAACCTCAGAAAGCAGTTTACTTAAGGAATGGCCATTTGTTAACTGTTGGTTTCTCAAGGATGAGTGAAAGACAATATGCCCTTCGAAAAGAG AGTGCTCTATCTGAACCTATAGTATTGGAAACCTTAGATACATCTAATGGCGTGTTGTATCCATTCTATGACCCAGATGTCAATCTTTTGTATTTATGTGCAAAG GGTGACAGTAATGTacgttattttgaaataactgaAGAATCACCGTATATCCATTACATTAGTACCTATCAGTCCAGTGAGCCCCAACGGGGAATGGGTATGATGCCAAAACGAGGTTGTGATGTTCGGAATTGTGAGATAGCTAG ATTTTTTAAGCTGCATTCCCGAGGACTTTGTGAAGTTATTCCATTTACTGTGCCAAGAAAA TCTGACCTCTTCCAAGATGACCTCTATCCAGATACCCTTGCTGACATTCCTGCTCTCTCAGCTGATGAATGGATCAGCGGAAAAGATGCCGACCCCATTTTG ATATCACTAAAAGAGGGATATGTGCCTTCGAAAAAGCCAGAGCTCAAACTTTCAAGACCCAACATTCTTGACAACATGCCcaagaaaaatagtaataatccTGTTACACAGACTAAT AAGCAGAGTGTGGAGGAACTCTTAGAAGAAGTGAAAAAACTGAAGCTTACTATCCAGAAACACGAGGTTCGTATCTACGATCTCGAGAAGAAGTTCGAAAGCAGAATGAGCGGAATGAACGTTCTAAAAAAGACCCACACTAACAATCATGGGGAAAAACATCTGATGCCTGATGAAGTGTGA
- the LOC107454050 gene encoding coronin-6 isoform X1, with translation MMSFRIVRNSRFRHVFAQPSKRDNCYDNIKITKSSWDSNFCAVNPKFVAIVIEAAGGGAFLVIPLQKTGRVDINYPMVTGHKGAVLDIAWCPFNDAVIASASEDGIVRVWCIPDGGLTRSLTEPVVELCGHQRRAGIVVWHPSANNILLSAGADCKVRIWNVGTGEAISQMDHPDAIFHCCWNWNGSRLVTTCKDKKIRIFEPRTGKLKVEAIGHEGAKPQKAVYLRNGHLLTVGFSRMSERQYALRKESALSEPIVLETLDTSNGVLYPFYDPDVNLLYLCAKGDSNVRYFEITEESPYIHYISTYQSSEPQRGMGMMPKRGCDVRNCEIARFFKLHSRGLCEVIPFTVPRKSDLFQDDLYPDTLADIPALSADEWISGKDADPILISLKEGYVPSKKPELKLSRPNILDNMPKKNSNNPVTQTNKQSVEELLEEVKKLKLTIQKHEVRIYDLEKKFESRMSGMNVLKKTHTNNHGEKHLMPDEV, from the exons ATG ATGTCTTTTAGAATTGTGAGGAACAGTCGTTTTCGGCATGTGTTTGCTCAGCCATCGAAGAGGGATAACTGCTATGACAATATCAAGATAACTAAGAGTTCTTGGGATTCAAATTTTTGTGCTGTTAATCCAAAATTCGTAGCCATCGTTATTGAAGCTGCAGGAGGAGGTGCTTTTTTAGTCATTCCTTTGCaaaaa ACTGGCCGTGTGGATATCAACTACCCCATGGTGACTGGTCATAAAGGAGCTGTTCTAGATATAGCCTGGTGTCCTTTCAATGATGCTGTCATTGCAAGTGCTAGTGAAGATGGAATTGTCAGAGTTTGGTGTATCCCAGATGGTGGTCTCACAAGATCCTTAACTGAACCTGTTGTGGAACTTTGCGGACATCAAAGAAGAGCGGGCATTGTTGTGTGGCACCCCTCGGCCAACAACATTCTCCTTAGTGCAG GTGCCGATTGCAAAGTTCGTATTTGGAATGTGGGTACAGGTGAAGCAATATCTCAGATGGATCATCCAGATGCCATATTTCATTGTTGCTGGAATTGGAACGGTAGTAGGCTAGTCACTACTTGTAAAGATAAAAAGATCAGAATATTTGAACCACGCACTggaaaattaaaagtg gAAGCTATAGGTCATGAGGGAGCAAAACCTCAGAAAGCAGTTTACTTAAGGAATGGCCATTTGTTAACTGTTGGTTTCTCAAGGATGAGTGAAAGACAATATGCCCTTCGAAAAGAG AGTGCTCTATCTGAACCTATAGTATTGGAAACCTTAGATACATCTAATGGCGTGTTGTATCCATTCTATGACCCAGATGTCAATCTTTTGTATTTATGTGCAAAG GGTGACAGTAATGTacgttattttgaaataactgaAGAATCACCGTATATCCATTACATTAGTACCTATCAGTCCAGTGAGCCCCAACGGGGAATGGGTATGATGCCAAAACGAGGTTGTGATGTTCGGAATTGTGAGATAGCTAG ATTTTTTAAGCTGCATTCCCGAGGACTTTGTGAAGTTATTCCATTTACTGTGCCAAGAAAA TCTGACCTCTTCCAAGATGACCTCTATCCAGATACCCTTGCTGACATTCCTGCTCTCTCAGCTGATGAATGGATCAGCGGAAAAGATGCCGACCCCATTTTG ATATCACTAAAAGAGGGATATGTGCCTTCGAAAAAGCCAGAGCTCAAACTTTCAAGACCCAACATTCTTGACAACATGCCcaagaaaaatagtaataatccTGTTACACAGACTAAT AAGCAGAGTGTGGAGGAACTCTTAGAAGAAGTGAAAAAACTGAAGCTTACTATCCAGAAACACGAGGTTCGTATCTACGATCTCGAGAAGAAGTTCGAAAGCAGAATGAGCGGAATGAACGTTCTAAAAAAGACCCACACTAACAATCATGGGGAAAAACATCTGATGCCTGATGAAGTGTGA